From a region of the Sphaerodactylus townsendi isolate TG3544 linkage group LG16, MPM_Stown_v2.3, whole genome shotgun sequence genome:
- the ABHD15 gene encoding protein ABHD15, whose protein sequence is MSIRHLAAMEPAVVWTVGLVILGLLAWWINSSQGRWPWTMEEEEVEEHSPRGKGTKWSLIGDCRLICKPSALALALLKNLHKSADLEAQRWPWKTWPYLQTVKQLLWPPDLPLEFARDHLQVADNSLVALDWVTGPWSKSKKGSSVAQSTVLLIVPSATGKITRNICQLCQLALEHGYYPVIFNRRGQNGCPLTSPRLQPFGDPSDLKEAVAYVRFRHPTALLFAVSEGSGSGLLLSLLGECGSSCDLSGVACISPLLKCQEWFEAGSSWLWEWTLLLYQKRAVSRYAKALGEVVEMERVLGSHSLREFEEALFCRRRSRALTWEAYWGCNEPLRDADEVAVPVLCICSADDPIRGPPSKTLPWELFHTNPHFFLLLAPHGGHCGFLQKSPLPSAASWGNVVALEYLGVLAKFFQAEVGTKDKPYRRHSGLLPQCCQGIYPNTEGLPAPLDFQDSFSWQRSYTR, encoded by the exons ATGTCTATCAGGCACTTGGCTGCAATGGAACCAGCAGTGGTTTGGACAGTGGGGTTAGTGATCCTTGGCCTGCTGGCCTGGTGGATCAATAGTAGCCAGGGACGGTGGCCGTGGAccatggaggaggaagaagtggaGGAGCACAGCCCAAGGGGGAAAGGCACCAAGTGGTCTCTCATTGGGGACTGCCGGCTGATCTGCAAGCCCTCCGCTCTGGCCCTGGCTTTGCTCAAGAACCTCCACAAGTCTGCTGACCTGGAGGCCCAGCGGTGGCCCTGGAAGACGTGGCCGTACTTGCAGACCGTCAAGCAACTCCTGTGGCCCCCGGACTTGCCGCTGGAGTTTGCCAGAGACCATCTCCAAGTGGCAGACAACAGCCTCGTCGCCTTGGACTGGGTCACTGGGCCGTGGAGCAAAAGCAAGAAAGGATCGAGCGTGGCACAGTCCACGGTGCTCCTGATCGTGCCCAGTGCCACGGGCAAGATCACCAGAAACATCTGCCAGCTGTGCCAGCTGGCTCTTGAGCACGGCTACTACCCGGTCATCTTCAACAGGCGTGGGCAAAACGGTTGCCCTCTGACCAGTCCGAGGCTGCAGCCCTTTGGTGACCCATCAGACctgaaagaggcagtggcgtACGTCCGCTTCCGGCACCCGACCGCCTTGCTCTTTGCCGTGAGCGAGGGCTCTGGCTCAGGCCTGCTGCTCTCCCTCTTGGGTGAATGTGGTTCTTCCTGTGATCTCAGTGGAGTGGCCTGCATCTCCCCGTTGCTCAAGTGCCAGGAGTGGTTTGAAGCTGGCAGCTCTTGGTTGTGGGAATGGACCCTGCTCCTGTACCAGAAGAGAGCCGTCAGCAG GTACGCCAAGGCTTTGGGGGAGGTTGTGGAGATGGAACGGGTGCTCGGGAGCCACTCGCTGCGGGAGTTCGAAGAAGCCCTCTTCTGCCGCAGGAGGAGCCGGGCCCTGACATGGGAAGCTTACTGGGGCTGCAACGAGCCGCTGCGGGATGCCGACGAGGTAGCCGTGCCAGTGCTGTGCATCTGCAGTGCAGACGATCCCATCCGGGGGCCGCCCAGCAAGACCCTCCCATGGGAACTCTTCCACACCAACCCTCACTTCTTCCTGCTCTTGGCTCCACACGGAGGACACTGCGGCTTCCTTCAGAAGAGCCCCTTGCCCTCCGCTGCCTCTTGGGGGAACGTGGTGGCCCTGGAATACCTGGGGGTATTGGCCAAGTttttccaggcagaggtgggaacGAAAGATAAGCCATACCGGAGGCATTCGGGGCTCCTGCCTCAGTGTTGCCAGGGCATTTATCCAAACACAGAAGGCCTGCCAGCCCCCCTTGATTTCCAGGACAGCTTCAGCTGGCAAAGGTCATACACTCGCTGA